One Serpentinicella alkaliphila DNA segment encodes these proteins:
- the csrA gene encoding carbon storage regulator CsrA encodes MLVLTRKQNESIVIGKDIEVKILAIEDGKVKLGIEAPRDIEIYRKEIYVEIEKENVSAINQSINMDALKKMLIKK; translated from the coding sequence ATGCTTGTTTTAACTAGAAAACAAAATGAAAGTATTGTGATAGGGAAAGATATTGAAGTTAAGATATTAGCTATAGAGGATGGCAAAGTTAAGCTAGGTATAGAAGCACCTAGAGATATAGAAATATATAGAAAAGAAATTTATGTTGAAATAGAGAAGGAGAATGTATCTGCAATTAATCAAAGTATTAATATGGATGCATTGAAAAAAATGTTAATAAAAAAATAA
- the fliW gene encoding flagellar assembly protein FliW: protein MLINSKHFGEIEIEKEKILKFVDGIPGLNNLTEYVILDNEDADIPFKWLQSVEDEDVTFVILNPFIFKPDYDFVINDSTITRLEIENEKDIIVYSIVVVPEDITKMTANLAAPIIINSMNKKAKQVILEGDKYSIKHYIMDELNNNSTKNSGNDIYEEKVEEAL from the coding sequence ATGTTAATAAATTCAAAACATTTTGGTGAAATAGAGATAGAAAAAGAAAAAATCTTAAAATTTGTTGATGGTATACCTGGTTTGAATAACTTAACTGAATATGTGATTTTAGATAATGAGGATGCAGATATTCCGTTTAAATGGCTACAATCAGTGGAGGACGAAGATGTTACATTTGTAATTTTGAATCCATTTATATTTAAGCCTGATTATGATTTTGTAATTAACGATAGTACAATAACTAGACTTGAGATAGAGAATGAGAAAGATATAATAGTGTATAGTATAGTTGTGGTTCCAGAGGATATAACCAAAATGACTGCTAATTTGGCAGCTCCAATTATTATTAATTCAATGAACAAAAAAGCTAAGCAAGTAATATTAGAAGGAGATAAATATAGCATAAAACATTATATAATGGATGAACTAAATAACAACTCTACTAAAAATTCTGGGAATGATATATATGAAGAGAAGGTAGAGGAGGCGTTGTAG